From the genome of Vicia villosa cultivar HV-30 ecotype Madison, WI linkage group LG2, Vvil1.0, whole genome shotgun sequence, one region includes:
- the LOC131653685 gene encoding calcium/calmodulin-regulated receptor-like kinase 1, which yields MKEESTGLIIGISIGVVIGVVLAISALICFRYHRKRSQIGNSSSRRAATIPIRANGADSCTILSDSTLAPESPVRSGRNGMNFWIDGFKKSNMVSASGILEYSYKDLQKATYNFTTLIGQGAFGLVYKAQMSTGETVAVKVLATNSKQGEKEFHTEVMLLGRLHHRNLVNLVGYCAEKGQHMLVYVYMSKGNLASHLYSEENGNLGWDLRVHIALDVARGLEYLHDGAVPPVIHRDIKSNNILLDQSMRARVADFGLSREEMVDKHAAIRGTFGYLDPEYISSGTFTKKSDVYSFGVLLFELIAGRNPQQGLMEYVELAAMNTEGKVGWEEIVDSKLEGKCDFQELNEVAALAYKCINRAPRKRPSMRDIVQVLTRILKARHQRNHHHKNSLSETADEVAMDIDEAENKDSVTTDHHRRDESIDSTTDTYDL from the exons ATGAAAGAGGAATCTACAGGGTTAATTATTGGGATTTCTATTGGTGTTGTGATTGGAGTTGTTTTGGCTATTTCTGCATTGATCTGTTTTAGATATCATAGGAAGAGATCACAGATAGGGAATAGTAGTTCTCGGAGGGCGGCTACGATACCGATTCGCGCTAATGGTGCTGATTCTTGTACTATTTTATCAGATTCAACCTTAGCTCCTGAATCTCCTGTTAGGTCTGGGAGAAATGGCATGAATTTTTGGATTGATGGTTTCAAGAAGAGTAACATGGTTTCTGCATCTGGAATACTTGAATATTCATACAA GGACTTACAAAAGGCGACATATAATTTCACAACACTGATAGGACAAGGTGCATTTGGTCTTGTATATAAAGCTCAAATGTCTACCGGTGAGACTGTTGCGGTGAAAGTTCTTGCAACAAATTCTAAACAAGGGGAGAAAGAATTTCACACCGAG GTTATGTTGTTGGGAAGGTTGCACCACAGAAACTTGGTGAATTTGGTTGGATATTGTGCAGAAAAGGGTCAACATATGCTTGTTTATGTCTACATGAGTAAAGGCAACTTGGCTTCCCACTTGTACA gtGAAGAGAATGGGAATCTGGGATGGGATTTGAGGGTTCATATAGCGTTAGATGTAGCAAGAGGCTTGGAGTATCTTCATGATGGG GCCGTTCCTCCTGTCATCCACCGCGACATCAAATCTAACAATATTCTCTTGGATCAGTCGATGCGAGCACGG GTTGCTGATTTTGGACTTTCAAGAGAAGAGATGGTGGACAAACATGCAGCTATTCGCGGTACCTTCGGCTATCTTGATCCCGAGTATATATCGTCAGGGACATTCACAAAGAAAAGTGATGTATACAGTTTCGGAGTGCTACTCTTTGAACTCATAGCCGGACGAAATCCTCAGCAGGGTCTAATGGAATATGTTGAACTC GCGGCGATGAACACGGAAGGGAAAGTTGGTTGGGAGGAGATAGTTGATTCAAAGCTCGAAGGAAAATGCGATTTCCAAGAGTTAAACGAAGTAGCAGCACTCGCATACAAATGCATCAACCGCGCCCCGAGGAAGCGTCCATCAATGAGGGACATAGTTCAAGTACTGACTCGGATCCTTAAAGCAAGGCACCAGAGGAATCATCATCACAAGAATTCGCTTTCGGAGACGGCAGATGAAGTTGCAATGGATATCGATGAGGCGGAAAATAAGGATTCTGTTACTACTGACCACCACAGAAGAGATGAATCTATAGATAGTACAACTGACACGTATGATTTGTGA
- the LOC131653688 gene encoding large ribosomal subunit protein uL24c: protein MVAMAMASLQSSMTSLSLSSNSFFGQPLAPITLSPFLPGKPTEKKCLIVMKLKRWERKECKPNSLPVLHKMHVKLGDTVKVISGHEKGQIGEITKIFKHDSTVIVKDLNLKTKHVKSREEGEPGQIIQVEAPIHSSNLMLYSKEKEVASRVGHKILDNGKRVRYLIKTGEIIDSVENWKKLKEANAKTAEVAAT from the exons ATGGTAGCTATGGCTATGGCTTCTCTTCAGAGTTCCATGACCTCCCTCTCCCTCTCCTCCAACTCTTTCTTCGGCCAGCCTCTCGCTCCCATCACTCTCTCCCCTTTTCTTCCG GGTAAGCCAACAGAGAAGAAATGTCTTATTGTGATGAAG CTTAAACGGTGGGAGCGAAAGGAATGTAAACCAAACAGCCTTCCTGTGTTACACAAAATGCATGTTAAACTTGGAGATACAGTGAAAGTCATATCTGGACATGAAAAGGGTCAAATAGGGGAGATTACTAAGATCTTCAAACACGACAGCACCGTCATTGTTAAAGACTTAAACTTGAAGACAAAGCATGTGAAAAGTAGAGAAGAGGGAGAACCAGGCCAAATAATTCAG GTTGAAGCTCCTATCCACAGTTCAAATTTGATGCTTTACTCCAAAGAAAAGGAGGTAGCAAGCCGTGTAGGTCATAAAATTCTTGACAACGGTAAAAGAGTTCGCTATCTGATAAAAACTGGAGAGATTATTGATAGTGTAGAGAATTGGAAGAAGCTGAAGGAAGCTAATGCGAAAACTGCAGAAGTTGCTGCTACCTAG